GCGGCGCATCTACGGCAGAAGCATGGGACCGCTTGAAGCGCCAGAGTTGGCGGTGCCGTATGCCGAGCACAGCGAACGCCTGGCCGACTTGCCCTTTAGCGCCGCAGGTTTTGCTGCTGCTGGAGACGCGGTGGCAATCCAGACGCCGACGACAACCGGCACGCCAACGCCATCGCTTGAATTCGGAAATAGCAGCGGCACGAAATCTCCGTTGACGCCGCAATTGGACGGCGCCGTGCGTGATCCTGTAGCGGCTTGCGCAGTAATCTACGCGCTACTGCTGGGGAGTGATACGGAACGCGATCAACAATTGGCAGTGCTCAAAAAAGAAGCAGAACAGCAGGCCGCGCTGACTACCTACCTGGCCGAATCAATCGCACAGTTGCCGCTGAGCGCGAGGCTGCCGTTGGTGGATCTGGCGATGCCGGCGCTGCGCCAGCTAAAGCAGCCCGAACGCGACAAATTGCTGGCGATTGTCGATCAACTGATTGCCGCCGACAACCGCATCACGCTCGCCGAGTTCGTGCTGCAAACCATCCTGGCGCGCCGCCTGCGGCCACGCGCCGGACGCCTGGTGCAGATAAAGTTCAATCGCCTCGCCGAGCTGAAGAGCGACATCGCCGTGCTGCTATCGCTGGTCGCGCACGTCTGCGTGCCATCTACCTCCGCTAACGCAGGTGAAGCGCGCATCGCGGCCTTCCTGCGTAGCGCCCAGCTATGCCCCGAGCTCGATATCGCTGCCAAGGATTATTGCGATGGCGCGGGCCTCAGCTTTCCGCGCGTGCGCCAGGCGCTGGACAACGCCAACCGCCTGGCACCGCTGGCCAAGCCGCAATTGGTGAAGGCGTTGCTGGCCGTCGCCGATAATGGCAGTGCCGATGGCGGCCAATTGGATATCGCCAGTGCCGACATCTTGCGCGCCATCTGCGCCGGTATCGAAGCGCCGATTCCGCCGGCGGTTGCCGCTACTTATCACGCTTATCCGTGGCAATTCGATAACTAAACGACGACTTCGACAAAGATTTGCGCCGGTGACTATAATGGGATCTTTCGGGCTTTGCCCATGTTGGGATTTCCGCCATGCAACCTCAAGTTGAACAATCCGCCGGCAAACGGCACTGGATCAAAGCCGTGGCCGCTGTCGCGGTGATTGCTGTGGCCTCGGCTGGCTACATGTCGATGTCGAAAAAGGATGTTGCGCCTGACGTCACGTTCACCAACCTCAAGGGTGAGCAGGTATCGCTGAAGAGCATGCGCGGCAAGGTGGTGATGGTGAACTTCTGGGCCACCAGCTGCACCACCTGCGTGGCCGAAATGCCGCAGATGGTCCAGACCTACAACATGTACAAAGACAAGGGCCTCGACTATGTGGCAGTAGCCATGAGTTACGACCAGCCCAACTATGTGACGAACTTCGTGGAAACCCGTGGCTTGCCGTTCCAGGTCGCGCTGGATTTGCAGGGCAAGCTGGCCAACTCATTCGGCGACGTCAAGTTGACGCCGACCACTTTCGTGATCGACAAGCAAGGCAACATCATCAAGCGCTATGTCGGCGAACCCAAGTTCGCGGAATTGCATGCGCTACTCGACAAGGCACTCGCAGCATAATGAAAAAGGCGCTTCAAGCGCCTTTTTATTGCCCGTCTAAAATGAAAACGCTATCTTGAAGTGGCGCCGCGCGAGGCCGTGTCATACAAGCCGGATGCGGTGCGCAACAGCTTGGCGGCATCGCCCAGCGCCTGGTTCGACAGGCCGGTATCGGAGAGCACGGTGATCAGGCACTCCTCGCGCACTTCGCGATATTTAAGGCAAAGCGCGTAACCGCCGGGGGTAGCTGAAAAATAGGCTTCCTTGCCGACCTTCTCGCTTTTGATGTAACCGGCTTTCACCAGTTTCTTGAGTGCGTAGCTGGCGATATGGGTGTCCTCGATGTTGAGCACGAAGCAGATATCGGCAAGGCTTTTTTTGCGTTCGCGGTGGCAAACATGGTGCAGCAATGAAACCTCGACCGGCGTCATGTCCTTGACTCCGGCGGCCGACATGCAGCGCGTCATCCAGCGATTGAAGGCATTGCCTGCAATAATCAATGCGTATTCCAGTTCCGACAACTCGACACTGCTTTCCGAAGCCAGGTGTGCGGAAGAAAGGATTTTAGGGGCGGCACCGTTCATACATGTCCTCAACGCCAAGAAAACCAAATCATACAACCAGTTATACCCGGAATCGATGAAATCCCGGTAGCTGGAGCGCCGTGATTTCAACAACAATATAAACTATTTATGTACAAATTATTGACATTTTATTTTTGTTAGATGATATTGCAAGCTGTTCCAAGCTATCAGCGATCCAATAAAGAAGTGTTGAGGATACGGCAATCAGTCGCGCAACAGCGGCATTTGCGCCGTCCGCAACAAGATGATTCTCTCAGGCACCTCAGTGCAGAAGGAACCCGGCCGCAATGACCCAGCCCGTCATACAAGCACTTGGTGAAAGCGCCTTGATATTGAATACAGGGTCCAGCGCGACCCTGGAACACCAGCAGCGGCTATGGGCCATCGCAGCTCAGGCGGCACAATGGCCGCATGTCCGAGATATCGTGCCCGGCATGAACAACCTGACCATCCTGTTCGACCCGCTGGCAGCCGATCCTCAGCAACTGGAAGAACGCCTCCAGGAGGCCTGGGACACTGCTGCAGTCAGCCAGAAGACCGGCCGCAAAATCGACATTCCGGTGGTCTACGGCGGCGACAGCGGCCCCGACCTGGAAGAAGTGGCGCGCCATACCGGCTTGGCGCCGGCTGAAATCGTCAAGCGTCATACAGCGACCGAATACATCGTCTATTTCATCGGTTTCCAGCCTGGCTTCCCGTATCTGGGGGGACTTGATCCAAAGCTGGCGACACCGCGCCGCAGCGAGCCGCGCGTGATCGTGCCTGCCGGATCGGTCGGCATAGGCGGCAGCCAGACCGGAATTTATCCGGCGGCCTCGCCCGGCGGCTGGCAATTGATCGGCCATAGCGCATTGCAACTGTTCGATCCGAATGAAAATCCGCCCACCCTGCTGCAACCCGGCGACCGTGTGCGCTTCGTCGCCAGCGAGGTGATCCTGTGATCAAGATCATCCGCGCCGGCCGCCTCAATTCGGTCCAGGACATCGGCCGCAGTCATTTCCGTCATCTCGGCATCTGCCAATCCGGCGCCCTCGACCGTACGGCCTTATCGATCGCCAATATGCTGGTCGGTAATCCGCCCGAGGCCGCGGCCATCGAATTCACGCTCGGCCCTTGCGAACTGCGTTTCACCTCGGATTGCCGCATTGCATTGGGCGGTGCTGATTTCGGCGCAACATTGGACGAGCGGCCACTGTCGCGATGGTGGAGCGTGCAGGCGCGCAACGGCCAGACCTTACGGCTGAACGCCGCGCTACATGGCATGCGCAGCTATCTGGCCGTCGCCGGCGGCTTCAATTCGGCGCTGCAGCTAGGCTCACGTTCGACCGATCTGCAAGCTGGCTTCGGCGGCCACGCCGGGCGCACACTGACAGAGGGCGACAGCCTGTCCGTAGGCGAGTTGAACGTTCCCGACGCAGCTGTACATGCCGCTCCGTCATTCGGTGTGCGTGCACCGTCCTGGTATGAGGCCGACGACAGCGAGCCGATGCCGATCCGCGTGATCCCCGGCCCCGAATACGATTCGTTCACGGTAGCGGCGCATCGGGCGTTCTGGAACGAGACCTGGACCCTGACGCCGCAAAGCAATCGCATGGGTTTCCGCCTGAGCGGCCCCGAACTGAAAATCAAGAAGGGTAACGACCTGCTGTCGCACGGCGTATTGCCGGGCGTGATCCAGGTGCCGCCGGCCGGCCAGCCGATCGTGCTGATGGCCGATGCGCAAACCACCGGCGGCTACCCGAAGATCGGCGTGGTCATCGGCGCCGACCTGGCCAGGCTGGCGCAACTGCGCTTCAACCGCACGCTGCAGTTCGTCGAATGCGACGCTGTCCAGGCACGTGAAGCGCTGCGCCGTGACAACCTGTATCTACAACAAATCGAGGCAGCGATGCACTGGTTGCGTCCGGCAAGAAAGTAAGGAGCACATGATGCCTAAGAAAGATATCCCAAAAAAACACCCGCAGTTAAGCGTCGACCTGAACGCTGACCTCGGCGAACAAAGCGACGGCAGCGACGAAGCGTTGCTGGCGCTGGTCAGCTCCGCCAATATCGCCTGCGGCTGGCACGCCGGCAGCGCGCTGATGATGCAGCAATGCGTGGCCTGGGCGGTCGATCAGGGCGTCGCCATCGGCGCCCATCCGAGCTTCCCCGACCGGGACAATTTCGGCCGCACCGAAATGCAGCTGCCGCCCAACGAAATCTACAGCGGCGTGCAGTACCAGATCGGTGCACTGGCGGCGATCGCCGCCGCCAATGGCGCACAGCTGGCACACGTCAAACCGCACGGCGCGCTGTACAACATGGCGGCGCGCGATGCCGCCCTGGCCGACACCATCGTCGCCGCCATCTACGATATCGATCCGACGCTGACGCTGTTCGGCCTGGCCGGTAGCGAACTGATCTCGGCCGCCCAGCGCGGCGGCCTGACCGCCATCGAAGAAGTGTTCGCCGACCGTGGCTACAACCCCGATGGCAGTCTGGTCAAGCGCGGCACACCCGGCGCCCTGATCGAAGACGAAGAACAAGCACTGGCACAAACCATGCATATGATCCGCGAAGGCAAGGTGCACGCCATCGACGGCAGCTGGGTGCCGCTCAAGGCGGATACCGTCTGCCTGCACGGCGATGGTGCGCACGCGCTGGCATTTGCGCGCCGCATCCATGCCGAACTGAACCAGCAAGGCATCGCCATCCGCGCGCCGCAGATGACCGATAGCGACGCCTTGTTCCCGTTGCTGGGCTAATCGATTACACCAAGAAGTGAAAAATCGACGACGCGCCAGCGACCGTCATCAACCCTAGGAGATATCAATGGACGTTTCAGGACTGCTGCCTCTCATCGGCATACCCATCGTGGTGGCCGGTTTTGCGCTTAAATTCAACCCCTTGCTGGTGGTGTCGGTAGCCGGTCTGGCGACCGGTTTGTCAGTCGGCATGGATCTCGGCACGCTGCTCGAAACCTTTGGCGAAAAATTCATGAACAGCCGCTCGCTCGCTGTTTATGTATTGATCCTGCCGGTGATCGGGCTGCTTGAAAGCTACGGTCTGAAAGAGCGCGCACAGGACTGGATTTCCAGCATGGCAAGCGCCACTTCTGCGCGCATCCTGATGTTGTATTTCGTGCTGCGCCAAGGTCTGGGCGCACTTGGCCTGACCTATATCGGCGGCCAAGCGCAAACCGTGCGGCCGCTGCTGGCGCCGATGGTGGAAGGCGCAGCGGCAGCACGCCACGGCGACCTGCCGAAACATATCCGCGACAAATTGCGCGCGCATTCGGCGGCCTGCGATAACATCGCTGTGTTCTTTGGCGAAGACATTTTCATCGCCTTCGGTGCGGTGCTGCTGATGGATGCCTTCCTCAAGGAAAACGGCATCCAGAATATCGAACCGCTGCATCTTGGCCTGTGGGCAATTCCGACTGCCATTGCCGCCCTCCTCATCCACATGGCTCGCCTGGTGCGTCTGGATGCCAGCATCCAGCGCGATGTCGATGCATGGAAAAAATCCGAAGGAAAAGAGGTGACAGCATGAATACCCTGATCACCATCAATGAAATCTACTATCTGATCGGTATCATCGTCATGCTCTTGGTCGGCATGACACTGCGCGACAAGGGCAATCCGAAACGCCTCACTACTGCGCTGTTCTGGTTCCTGTTTGGTTCCGTATTTCTGTTCAGCGACTTGCTCATTGCCGGGTTCGGCAAACAGATGGCTATCGCATCATCGGTGTCGAGGTGTTGCTGCTGTCGCTGATCGCCGGCTGCGGCTTGCTGTCGATGGGCAGCTACAAACAACGCAGCGCCGAACAACGCCAGGCATCGGCGAATCAGTTCGGCAACTGGATATTCCTGCCGGCAGTGCTGATTCCGGTGGTGACTGTAATCTGCACGGTCCTGCTGAAAGGTGTGGCTATCGGCGGCGTCTACATCCTCGACCAGAAACAACTGACGCTGGCGGCATTGTGCGTCGGTTGCATCTGCGCCATCCTGGCCGGCTGGAAGCTGACCGGCGGCACACCGCTGCACGCAGTGCGCGAATCGCGTCGGCTGCTCGACGCCATCGGCTGGGCATCAGTGCTGCCGCAAATGCTGGCGATGCTGGGCGGCGTATTCGTTGCAGCGCAGACCGGCAAATCGGTGCAGGAAGTGGTCGGCCTGTTCGTCAATCCCGAAAATCGCTTCATGCTGGTGGTGATCTATTGTGTCGGCATGGCCTTGTTCACCATCATCATGGGCAACGCTTTCGCCGCCTTCCCGGTGATG
This DNA window, taken from Collimonas arenae, encodes the following:
- a CDS encoding M48 family metallopeptidase produces the protein MTFFEQQHQARQETRKLVFLFALAVIAIVVAVNLAMALVWTFKFGAHHGFMRNYPKGFFETNTLITLLLIGGGTLIQTFNLRDGGDAVAQMAGGRLVSPATRDLQERRLLNVVEEMALASGIACPKVYLLEQEDAINAFAAGYNPNEAVVAVTRGTLNRLTRDELQGVVGHEFSHILNGDMRLNVHLIGVLFGIQMIAGFGQQLMNFGSSFWDVRDRNDKGPPWHLVLIVTGLVLFVVGYIGIFFGRLIKSAVSRQREFLADASAVQFTRNPDGIGGALRKIGGLTDGKKIGSQINHANAEQLSHLFLGSARPNLLDGWFATHPPLTERLRRIYGRSMGPLEAPELAVPYAEHSERLADLPFSAAGFAAAGDAVAIQTPTTTGTPTPSLEFGNSSGTKSPLTPQLDGAVRDPVAACAVIYALLLGSDTERDQQLAVLKKEAEQQAALTTYLAESIAQLPLSARLPLVDLAMPALRQLKQPERDKLLAIVDQLIAADNRITLAEFVLQTILARRLRPRAGRLVQIKFNRLAELKSDIAVLLSLVAHVCVPSTSANAGEARIAAFLRSAQLCPELDIAAKDYCDGAGLSFPRVRQALDNANRLAPLAKPQLVKALLAVADNGSADGGQLDIASADILRAICAGIEAPIPPAVAATYHAYPWQFDN
- a CDS encoding peroxiredoxin family protein, with protein sequence MQPQVEQSAGKRHWIKAVAAVAVIAVASAGYMSMSKKDVAPDVTFTNLKGEQVSLKSMRGKVVMVNFWATSCTTCVAEMPQMVQTYNMYKDKGLDYVAVAMSYDQPNYVTNFVETRGLPFQVALDLQGKLANSFGDVKLTPTTFVIDKQGNIIKRYVGEPKFAELHALLDKALAA
- a CDS encoding winged helix DNA-binding protein codes for the protein MNGAAPKILSSAHLASESSVELSELEYALIIAGNAFNRWMTRCMSAAGVKDMTPVEVSLLHHVCHRERKKSLADICFVLNIEDTHIASYALKKLVKAGYIKSEKVGKEAYFSATPGGYALCLKYREVREECLITVLSDTGLSNQALGDAAKLLRTASGLYDTASRGATSR
- the pxpB gene encoding 5-oxoprolinase subunit PxpB gives rise to the protein MTQPVIQALGESALILNTGSSATLEHQQRLWAIAAQAAQWPHVRDIVPGMNNLTILFDPLAADPQQLEERLQEAWDTAAVSQKTGRKIDIPVVYGGDSGPDLEEVARHTGLAPAEIVKRHTATEYIVYFIGFQPGFPYLGGLDPKLATPRRSEPRVIVPAGSVGIGGSQTGIYPAASPGGWQLIGHSALQLFDPNENPPTLLQPGDRVRFVASEVIL
- a CDS encoding biotin-dependent carboxyltransferase family protein, yielding MIKIIRAGRLNSVQDIGRSHFRHLGICQSGALDRTALSIANMLVGNPPEAAAIEFTLGPCELRFTSDCRIALGGADFGATLDERPLSRWWSVQARNGQTLRLNAALHGMRSYLAVAGGFNSALQLGSRSTDLQAGFGGHAGRTLTEGDSLSVGELNVPDAAVHAAPSFGVRAPSWYEADDSEPMPIRVIPGPEYDSFTVAAHRAFWNETWTLTPQSNRMGFRLSGPELKIKKGNDLLSHGVLPGVIQVPPAGQPIVLMADAQTTGGYPKIGVVIGADLARLAQLRFNRTLQFVECDAVQAREALRRDNLYLQQIEAAMHWLRPARK
- the pxpA gene encoding 5-oxoprolinase subunit PxpA, with the protein product MPKKDIPKKHPQLSVDLNADLGEQSDGSDEALLALVSSANIACGWHAGSALMMQQCVAWAVDQGVAIGAHPSFPDRDNFGRTEMQLPPNEIYSGVQYQIGALAAIAAANGAQLAHVKPHGALYNMAARDAALADTIVAAIYDIDPTLTLFGLAGSELISAAQRGGLTAIEEVFADRGYNPDGSLVKRGTPGALIEDEEQALAQTMHMIREGKVHAIDGSWVPLKADTVCLHGDGAHALAFARRIHAELNQQGIAIRAPQMTDSDALFPLLG
- a CDS encoding DUF969 domain-containing protein — encoded protein: MDVSGLLPLIGIPIVVAGFALKFNPLLVVSVAGLATGLSVGMDLGTLLETFGEKFMNSRSLAVYVLILPVIGLLESYGLKERAQDWISSMASATSARILMLYFVLRQGLGALGLTYIGGQAQTVRPLLAPMVEGAAAARHGDLPKHIRDKLRAHSAACDNIAVFFGEDIFIAFGAVLLMDAFLKENGIQNIEPLHLGLWAIPTAIAALLIHMARLVRLDASIQRDVDAWKKSEGKEVTA